Proteins found in one Nitratiruptor sp. SB155-2 genomic segment:
- the topA gene encoding type I DNA topoisomerase: MGKNLIIVESPAKARTIKNFLGKEYEVIASKGHIRDLPKSSFGIKIEEDKFIPQYRVDKEHSQITKQLKELAKKADTVYIATDEDREGEAIGYHIAEAIGKKPQELPRIVFHEITKSAIQKALQNPRTIDMNRVNAQQTRRLLDRIVGYKLSPLLSSKIQRGLSAGRVQSAALKLVVDKEREIQAFKPQEYWSIDAIFNDTIEAALYEYMNKKIGKMDIKNEKEAQAIVDQVKNESFVVAKIEKKKRITKSPAPFMTSTLQQTASSKLGFSPKKTMMIAQKLYEGVQTPKGITGVITYMRTDSLNIAKEAQEAARDLIKKQFGEKYLPKKPKEYATKSKGAQEAHEAIRPTMLDFTPEVAKNYLSADELKLYTLIYNRFLASQMEDAVFETQTIYFKSPSATFKASGRKLIFDGFYKVLGNEDKDKLLPDLKEGEEAKLTKIEANQHFTEPPARYTEASLIKMLESLGIGRPSTYAPTIALLQARNYIELEKRAIKPTEIAFKVIEVLEKHFPEIVDSSFTAKMEEELDEIAEAKKDWQKVLKAFYDPFIELIEKGKKEIKSQKVAIPVGRNCPECGAELVKRKGRFGEFIACSAFPKCKYTEQIESEEKGPQESNEVCEKCGSPMVVKQGPRGSFLACSAYPKCKNTKPLAKNEPKKLDVKCPECGGEIVERFSRRGKFYGCSNYPKCTFVSKFEPVDKQCSECGYMMAKRTYRNKEVYECIKCKHREEVQ, encoded by the coding sequence ATGGGAAAGAATCTAATTATCGTCGAATCACCGGCAAAAGCGAGAACAATCAAGAATTTTTTAGGCAAAGAGTATGAAGTTATCGCCTCCAAAGGTCATATCCGAGATCTGCCAAAAAGCAGTTTCGGCATCAAGATAGAAGAGGACAAGTTCATCCCGCAATATCGCGTGGACAAAGAGCACTCCCAAATCACAAAACAGCTCAAGGAGCTTGCTAAAAAAGCGGACACGGTCTATATCGCAACGGATGAAGACAGAGAAGGAGAGGCGATTGGATACCATATCGCCGAAGCGATCGGGAAAAAACCGCAAGAGCTTCCGAGAATCGTCTTTCACGAGATCACAAAATCGGCTATCCAAAAAGCTTTGCAAAATCCACGTACCATCGATATGAACAGGGTCAATGCCCAGCAGACAAGACGACTACTGGATCGAATCGTGGGATACAAGCTCAGCCCGCTTCTTTCATCCAAAATCCAAAGAGGTCTGAGTGCTGGGCGGGTTCAAAGTGCGGCACTCAAACTTGTAGTTGACAAAGAGCGAGAGATCCAAGCTTTCAAGCCTCAAGAATACTGGAGTATCGACGCTATTTTCAACGATACCATCGAAGCTGCTTTGTATGAGTATATGAACAAAAAAATCGGCAAAATGGATATCAAAAATGAAAAAGAGGCTCAAGCAATAGTCGATCAAGTCAAAAATGAATCCTTTGTCGTTGCCAAAATAGAGAAGAAAAAACGCATCACCAAATCCCCTGCTCCTTTTATGACTTCAACGCTGCAGCAGACCGCTTCCTCAAAGCTCGGGTTCAGTCCTAAAAAGACGATGATGATAGCCCAAAAGCTCTATGAAGGTGTTCAGACGCCAAAAGGAATCACTGGCGTTATCACCTATATGCGAACGGATAGTCTCAATATCGCAAAAGAGGCGCAAGAAGCAGCTAGAGACCTCATTAAAAAGCAGTTTGGAGAAAAGTATCTTCCCAAAAAACCAAAAGAATATGCAACAAAAAGCAAAGGTGCTCAAGAGGCACACGAGGCGATCCGTCCAACGATGCTCGACTTTACCCCAGAGGTGGCCAAAAACTATTTGAGTGCGGATGAACTCAAGCTCTACACTCTCATCTACAACCGGTTTCTTGCTTCACAGATGGAAGATGCTGTCTTTGAAACACAAACCATCTACTTTAAAAGTCCAAGCGCCACTTTCAAAGCAAGTGGAAGAAAACTCATTTTCGATGGATTCTACAAAGTTTTGGGCAACGAAGACAAAGACAAGCTCCTTCCGGATCTCAAAGAGGGTGAAGAGGCGAAACTCACCAAAATAGAAGCCAACCAGCACTTCACAGAACCCCCTGCCAGATACACAGAAGCCAGTCTTATCAAAATGCTCGAATCTCTTGGTATCGGCCGTCCATCTACCTATGCACCGACAATTGCCCTGTTGCAAGCACGTAACTATATCGAGCTTGAAAAACGGGCCATCAAGCCGACTGAAATCGCTTTCAAAGTAATCGAGGTACTAGAAAAGCATTTCCCCGAGATTGTAGACAGCTCGTTTACTGCTAAAATGGAAGAGGAACTGGATGAAATAGCCGAAGCCAAAAAAGATTGGCAAAAAGTATTAAAAGCCTTCTATGATCCGTTTATAGAGCTCATCGAAAAAGGGAAAAAAGAGATCAAAAGCCAAAAAGTGGCTATTCCAGTTGGAAGAAACTGTCCTGAATGTGGAGCGGAGCTCGTCAAAAGAAAGGGGCGTTTTGGAGAATTCATCGCTTGTAGCGCTTTTCCAAAATGTAAATACACCGAACAGATAGAATCTGAAGAAAAAGGGCCTCAAGAGAGTAACGAAGTTTGTGAAAAATGTGGCTCGCCGATGGTCGTCAAACAAGGACCTCGAGGATCTTTTCTGGCTTGCAGTGCCTATCCGAAATGTAAAAACACCAAGCCCTTGGCAAAAAACGAGCCCAAAAAGCTGGATGTGAAATGTCCCGAGTGCGGAGGAGAAATTGTTGAGCGATTCAGCAGACGGGGAAAATTTTATGGTTGCTCCAACTATCCAAAATGTACATTTGTCTCAAAATTTGAACCGGTGGATAAACAGTGCAGCGAATGCGGATACATGATGGCGAAACGGACATATCGCAACAAAGAGGTGTATGAGTGTATCAAATGTAAACACCGAGAGGAAGTGCAGTGA
- a CDS encoding metallophosphoesterase family protein: protein MNIGVISDTHDRVDFTREAVEKLKSFDIEILIHAGDIGEKVCRYLDGLDIPVIAVFGNTDSAHLLECCSRVNLQKQPYYFTIKNTTFKLMHQPYYLTPDTDIVIYGHLHKFECQKAKALFLNPGEVCAREKPRIESALLELESKNVTYIYKDLENDTWMEERVCA, encoded by the coding sequence GTGAACATAGGTGTCATTTCCGATACACACGATAGAGTGGATTTTACAAGAGAAGCTGTAGAGAAACTCAAAAGTTTTGATATTGAGATTTTGATCCATGCAGGCGATATTGGCGAAAAGGTGTGTCGATACCTCGATGGCTTAGACATCCCTGTCATCGCTGTTTTTGGCAATACCGACTCCGCTCATCTGCTCGAATGTTGTTCCCGTGTCAATCTGCAAAAACAGCCCTACTATTTCACAATCAAAAATACCACATTCAAACTGATGCACCAGCCCTACTACCTCACTCCAGATACCGATATCGTTATCTATGGTCATCTGCACAAGTTCGAATGCCAAAAGGCAAAGGCACTCTTTCTCAATCCGGGAGAAGTGTGCGCTAGGGAAAAGCCCCGTATAGAATCGGCTCTTTTGGAGCTTGAATCAAAAAATGTCACTTATATATACAAAGATTTGGAAAATGACACCTGGATGGAAGAGAGGGTTTGTGCATGA
- a CDS encoding biotin synthase — translation MKVYLCAISNISSGVCAEDCKFCTQSTKYRADIPRYKYKSIETIVEEAKKAKAAKAIGFCLVTAGKGIDDKILDFVTQAARAVKKEVPDISLIGCNGTAEVWQLKELKHAGIDNYNHNLETAKSFYEQICSTHSWEERYQTCLNAKEAGLNLCTGGIFGLGESKEQREEMMDQIASLEPMSVPINFYHPNEALPLPQTTIDPSDALSIIQDMRKRVPNAMIMVAGGRELVFGEQWPKILDAGANAIVIGDYLTTKGERPDKDIQTLQKLGVEIATSCHE, via the coding sequence ATGAAAGTCTATTTGTGTGCCATCAGTAATATCAGTAGTGGCGTATGTGCTGAAGATTGCAAGTTTTGCACCCAAAGCACCAAATATCGAGCCGATATCCCAAGATACAAATATAAATCTATCGAAACAATCGTCGAAGAGGCCAAAAAAGCCAAAGCTGCAAAAGCGATAGGATTTTGTTTAGTGACTGCTGGAAAAGGTATCGATGACAAGATTCTCGATTTCGTTACACAAGCGGCCAGGGCCGTTAAAAAAGAGGTACCCGATATCAGTCTTATAGGCTGCAACGGTACGGCTGAGGTATGGCAGCTCAAAGAGCTCAAACATGCCGGCATCGACAACTACAACCACAATCTCGAAACGGCAAAAAGCTTTTATGAGCAAATATGCTCGACACATAGCTGGGAGGAGCGCTATCAGACATGTCTCAATGCGAAAGAAGCGGGCCTCAATCTTTGCACCGGAGGCATTTTTGGCCTTGGGGAGAGCAAAGAGCAAAGAGAGGAGATGATGGATCAGATTGCAAGCCTGGAGCCTATGAGCGTCCCCATCAATTTTTATCATCCCAACGAAGCGCTTCCTCTACCACAAACAACTATCGACCCATCCGACGCACTCTCTATCATTCAGGACATGAGAAAAAGAGTTCCCAACGCTATGATTATGGTAGCAGGCGGCAGAGAGTTGGTTTTTGGCGAGCAGTGGCCAAAAATATTGGATGCCGGAGCAAACGCCATCGTCATTGGTGACTATCTCACAACGAAGGGTGAACGTCCGGACAAAGATATTCAAACGTTGCAAAAACTCGGAGTAGAAATAGCCACCAGCTGTCATGAATGA
- a CDS encoding cation:proton antiporter produces MNEIHIILVVSLIIFTSPFLSKITRLPTSVVEIVLGTVFGALGLLSHVALFELVAEFGFLYLMFLAGLEVDLKELFSLEKAVIKRGIVYIALLYLFSFLLVRYSALADIYIAIFPLISVGLIAALKKEYGKGVSWLNLSMAIGSLGEVVSITVLTIMSAVMEFGLGKQFYESILILALFLLLTMLIFKLLQVLFWWYPELKTTLMPRIDTEEQDIRLSMALLFTFIAIMIYLHLEVAFGAFIAGIIIATFFEHKKTLPHKLSSFGFGFLVPIFFIFTGSSFKIEALFMQGMIVNALFITLAMIGIRLLSSMAFYRLFSLKEGVLYALSHSMPLTLLVAIATIALHTKVLGKEAYLTLILASIIEVLIVMIAIRWIVKLTYKKPDTPH; encoded by the coding sequence ATGAATGAAATACATATTATCCTTGTTGTCTCTCTCATCATTTTCACCTCCCCATTTCTGTCGAAAATCACAAGACTTCCTACATCGGTAGTGGAAATCGTCCTTGGCACCGTTTTTGGCGCTTTGGGGCTGCTGTCGCATGTCGCCCTGTTTGAACTGGTCGCGGAATTTGGCTTTTTGTATCTTATGTTTCTGGCCGGTCTGGAAGTGGATCTCAAGGAGCTCTTTTCCCTTGAAAAGGCCGTTATCAAACGCGGTATTGTCTATATCGCCCTACTCTATCTTTTCTCCTTCTTGCTCGTTCGATACAGCGCTCTTGCAGATATCTATATCGCCATATTCCCGTTAATCTCCGTCGGCTTGATTGCCGCTTTGAAAAAGGAGTATGGCAAAGGAGTTTCGTGGCTCAATCTCTCCATGGCCATCGGAAGCCTTGGAGAAGTGGTCTCCATTACCGTTTTAACCATTATGAGTGCGGTCATGGAGTTTGGACTGGGGAAACAGTTTTATGAGAGCATCTTGATCTTGGCTCTCTTTTTACTGCTTACGATGCTCATTTTTAAACTGCTTCAAGTTCTTTTTTGGTGGTACCCTGAACTCAAAACCACACTCATGCCCCGAATCGATACGGAGGAGCAGGATATTCGACTCTCTATGGCGCTTCTTTTCACTTTCATCGCAATTATGATTTATCTGCATCTGGAAGTCGCTTTTGGTGCGTTTATCGCCGGTATCATCATCGCCACCTTTTTTGAGCACAAAAAGACACTGCCCCATAAACTCTCTTCCTTTGGATTTGGATTTTTGGTGCCGATATTTTTTATCTTTACTGGAAGCAGCTTCAAAATCGAAGCTCTTTTTATGCAGGGGATGATCGTCAACGCACTCTTCATCACTCTTGCCATGATAGGGATACGGCTTCTTAGCTCCATGGCTTTTTATCGACTTTTCTCACTGAAAGAAGGCGTACTCTATGCACTTTCACACTCCATGCCTCTCACACTTCTTGTTGCGATCGCGACGATAGCCTTGCATACCAAAGTGCTAGGCAAGGAAGCCTATTTGACGCTCATCTTGGCAAGTATTATCGAAGTTTTGATTGTCATGATTGCAATCCGATGGATCGTCAAACTTACTTACAAAAAACCAGATACCCCTCACTAG
- a CDS encoding AMIN domain-containing protein, translating to MKRLLLLIPVMLLARENPFFLPNELPQKESQIMHPVTQAPVAKQTKLPKKVIQPSKNGSIQKELLKLSIKPAIIYVYTDHLLIKTHSKLLRSFFTTKPKKLVLDFSSGTSFRSVKRKVKQSDYFIDIAAGSHKDYFRIALRLKKECSKKVKKTSEGYLVFCK from the coding sequence ATGAAACGTCTACTTCTTTTGATTCCTGTGATGCTGTTGGCTCGGGAAAATCCCTTTTTTCTTCCCAATGAGTTGCCTCAAAAAGAGTCTCAAATCATGCATCCAGTGACCCAAGCCCCTGTCGCCAAACAAACAAAGCTGCCAAAGAAGGTGATTCAGCCCTCCAAAAATGGATCGATTCAAAAAGAGCTGCTAAAACTCTCCATCAAACCTGCAATTATCTATGTGTATACAGATCATTTGTTGATCAAAACCCACTCGAAGCTGCTTCGATCTTTTTTTACAACAAAACCGAAAAAACTGGTCCTCGATTTTTCCAGTGGAACAAGTTTCCGGAGTGTTAAACGGAAAGTGAAACAATCCGATTACTTTATAGATATAGCTGCAGGATCCCACAAAGACTATTTTCGTATCGCGTTACGGCTCAAAAAAGAGTGCAGCAAAAAAGTCAAAAAGACTAGTGAGGGGTATCTGGTTTTTTGTAAGTAA